The Methanohalophilus levihalophilus genome has a segment encoding these proteins:
- a CDS encoding pyridoxamine 5'-phosphate oxidase family protein, whose product MVKLTEEMKDGFSKVKIFPFATASKDGVPNVIPIGMCQLVDDETIWVTDNYFLKTRENLEENPKASIFVWGPEVGGCFQIKGDAEIKTEGEDYEKAHAMAKSRNDKLPAKALIVLKINSVYECKSGADAGKQIL is encoded by the coding sequence ATGGTAAAATTAACTGAAGAAATGAAAGACGGTTTCTCTAAAGTAAAGATTTTTCCTTTTGCCACAGCATCTAAAGATGGCGTTCCAAATGTAATTCCAATTGGAATGTGTCAGCTTGTAGACGATGAAACAATCTGGGTTACGGATAATTACTTCCTCAAGACCCGGGAGAATCTTGAAGAAAATCCGAAGGCTTCTATTTTTGTCTGGGGTCCTGAGGTTGGTGGATGTTTCCAGATCAAAGGAGATGCTGAAATTAAAACCGAGGGTGAAGACTATGAAAAAGCCCATGCAATGGCCAAATCAAGGAACGACAAACTCCCTGCCAAAGCTCTCATTGTGCTGAAAATAAACTCTGTTTATGAGTGCAAATCCGGTGCAGATGCAGGAAAACAGATTCTCTGA